A DNA window from Streptomyces sp. B21-083 contains the following coding sequences:
- a CDS encoding exopolysaccharide biosynthesis polyprenyl glycosylphosphotransferase: MTAESTVPSPGGGSREHRFSTVSAVSVIPPRESVGGFRFPAGRRPALRPASPLPLLAADGTAALLGVLALTGPQRHPVLVGALLIGVVALNARASLYRPESVPAFLDELPAVCGRIALGWLALAALVGAIEPVDPLSAHTLVLGCAVQTAASAAGRATIHWRRRRALLRRPHTALVIGPAGIARRVGTAFLRHPACGVRPVGLVTDHPDGVAGLPVLTTGEEVQRALIQNGVRAVLAVHPSVRAEQGPLLRALAESGCTLWEIDAESPSYESAERLAGFSCRRLAMGPDRPGSLGKRLLDVTVSGTLLLLFSPLLLLCAVVLRLTGGRGVVFRQERIGKDGRPFTLLKFRTHRPVNEMEAATRWSVADEQRMNWFCRFLRRTSMDELLQLWNVLWGDMSLVGPRPERPYFVGKFSQTYPGYAARHRMQTGITGLAQIHGLRGDTSIEDRCRFDNAYIDNWSLWQDICILLRTAATLVRPTGS; the protein is encoded by the coding sequence GTGACTGCGGAAAGTACCGTCCCCTCCCCCGGCGGAGGGTCGCGGGAGCACAGGTTCTCGACAGTGTCGGCCGTCTCGGTCATCCCGCCCCGCGAGTCGGTCGGCGGCTTCAGATTCCCGGCCGGTCGGCGCCCCGCGCTCCGGCCGGCCTCCCCGCTGCCGCTGCTCGCCGCGGACGGCACCGCCGCCCTGCTCGGCGTCCTGGCGCTCACCGGCCCACAGCGCCACCCCGTTCTCGTCGGCGCGCTGCTGATCGGCGTGGTCGCGCTGAACGCGCGGGCCTCGCTGTACCGGCCGGAGTCCGTGCCGGCGTTCCTCGACGAACTGCCCGCCGTCTGTGGCCGGATCGCGCTGGGCTGGCTGGCGCTGGCGGCCCTGGTCGGGGCGATCGAGCCCGTCGACCCGCTGTCCGCGCACACTCTCGTCCTGGGCTGCGCGGTACAGACGGCGGCGAGCGCGGCGGGCCGCGCGACCATCCACTGGCGGCGGCGCCGGGCACTGCTGCGCCGCCCGCACACCGCCCTCGTCATCGGACCGGCCGGCATCGCCCGGCGGGTGGGCACCGCGTTCCTGCGTCACCCGGCGTGCGGAGTACGGCCGGTGGGACTGGTCACCGACCACCCGGACGGCGTGGCGGGCCTGCCCGTGCTGACCACCGGCGAGGAGGTCCAGCGTGCGCTGATCCAGAACGGCGTCCGCGCCGTGCTCGCCGTCCATCCCTCCGTACGGGCCGAACAGGGGCCCTTGTTGCGGGCGTTGGCGGAGTCAGGCTGCACGCTGTGGGAGATCGACGCCGAGTCGCCCTCGTACGAGAGCGCGGAGCGGCTCGCCGGGTTCTCCTGCCGGCGGCTCGCCATGGGCCCGGACCGGCCGGGCAGCCTCGGCAAGCGGCTGCTCGACGTGACGGTCTCCGGGACGCTGCTCCTGCTGTTCTCGCCGTTGCTGCTGCTGTGCGCGGTGGTGCTGCGGCTGACCGGCGGGCGGGGAGTCGTCTTCCGGCAGGAGCGCATCGGCAAGGACGGGCGGCCCTTCACCCTCCTCAAGTTCCGCACCCACCGCCCGGTGAACGAGATGGAGGCGGCGACCCGCTGGAGCGTCGCCGACGAGCAGCGCATGAACTGGTTCTGCCGTTTCCTGCGCCGCACCTCGATGGACGAGCTCCTCCAGCTGTGGAACGTCCTCTGGGGCGATATGAGCCTGGTCGGGCCGAGGCCCGAACGCCCGTACTTCGTGGGCAAGTTCAGCCAGACCTACCCGGGCTACGCGGCCCGCCACCGGATGCAGACCGGCATCACGGGGCTCGCCCAGATCCACGGGCTGCGCGGTGACACCTCGATCGAGGACCGCTGCCGGTTCGACAACGCCTACATCGACAACTGGTCGCTGTGGCAGGACATCTGCATCCTGCTGCGCACCGCCGCCACGCTCGTCCGCCCGACAGGAAGTTGA
- a CDS encoding O-antigen ligase family protein → MFPRRAPFAYLASFAPLLPVLLVVALLALPAAQGTDGGATPADAVSGLVVLYCAIRLVRERRRPLSRTAAVVLGLPVVGLAVAAVGASSPAAGVGGLGRYLQIFVLVPAAVVLLIRDRRDFRVLAWAFVGFALFQGAVGVHQFVTGTGASYQGEEVRAVGTFGPADVMGMATVVAFGLMCALALALGSAGGRQRTVAAGCALVLLAPLAVSFSRGAWIATAAACTLQLMLAGMRRALKVGAVVTASAVILVGGLGLGSAMLQERISSITQVTDAPDQSVTDRYTMWAAATDMWSEHPLTGVGLKGFPEHRDGHASLALSSGSDTEGAGAAFRRQPLLSPHNMYLLVLSEQGLIGLLALGGSWLALLVCGLRGLVRTRRADSGGGLDCALVACGLLIWQLIDFLYADIGGPATVLTAVLFGLVAWWALVGGDDVPEASAR, encoded by the coding sequence ATGTTTCCGCGCCGAGCGCCCTTCGCGTACCTCGCGTCGTTCGCTCCGCTCCTGCCCGTACTCCTGGTGGTCGCCCTGCTCGCCCTGCCGGCCGCGCAGGGCACCGACGGCGGGGCGACCCCCGCCGACGCCGTCTCCGGGCTGGTGGTCCTGTACTGCGCGATCCGGCTCGTACGGGAGCGGCGGCGCCCCCTGTCCCGTACGGCCGCCGTGGTGCTCGGGCTGCCGGTGGTCGGGCTCGCGGTCGCGGCCGTCGGAGCCTCCTCGCCGGCGGCCGGGGTCGGCGGCCTGGGTCGCTACCTCCAGATCTTCGTCCTGGTCCCGGCGGCCGTGGTGCTGCTCATCCGGGACCGGCGCGACTTCCGGGTGCTGGCCTGGGCGTTCGTCGGGTTCGCCCTGTTCCAGGGCGCGGTCGGGGTGCACCAGTTCGTGACCGGGACCGGCGCCTCCTACCAGGGCGAGGAGGTCCGGGCGGTGGGCACCTTCGGGCCCGCCGACGTGATGGGCATGGCGACCGTGGTGGCCTTCGGGCTGATGTGCGCGCTGGCGCTGGCGCTGGGGTCGGCCGGCGGCCGGCAGCGGACCGTCGCCGCCGGCTGCGCCCTGGTGCTCCTCGCCCCGCTCGCCGTCTCCTTCAGCCGGGGCGCCTGGATCGCCACGGCTGCGGCCTGCACCCTGCAGCTGATGCTGGCCGGGATGCGGCGCGCGCTGAAGGTGGGCGCCGTGGTGACCGCCTCGGCCGTGATCCTGGTCGGCGGCCTCGGCCTCGGCTCGGCGATGCTCCAGGAGCGGATCAGCAGCATCACCCAAGTCACCGACGCCCCCGACCAGTCGGTCACCGACCGGTACACGATGTGGGCGGCGGCGACCGACATGTGGAGCGAACACCCGCTCACCGGCGTCGGGTTGAAGGGGTTCCCCGAACACCGCGACGGACACGCCTCGTTGGCCCTGTCCTCGGGCAGCGACACGGAGGGCGCGGGCGCCGCGTTCCGCAGGCAGCCGCTGCTGTCCCCGCACAACATGTATCTGCTGGTGCTCAGCGAGCAGGGCCTCATCGGGCTGCTGGCCCTCGGGGGCAGCTGGCTGGCGCTGCTGGTGTGCGGCCTGCGGGGGCTGGTGCGGACCCGGCGGGCGGATTCCGGCGGCGGGCTCGACTGCGCCCTCGTCGCCTGCGGCCTGCTGATCTGGCAGTTGATCGACTTCCTGTACGCCGACATCGGCGGACCCGCGACCGTACTGACCGCCGTCCTCTTCGGGCTCGTCGCCTGGTGGGCCCTCGTCGGCGGCGACGACGTCCCCGAGGCGTCCGCGCGATGA
- the murJ gene encoding murein biosynthesis integral membrane protein MurJ has protein sequence MNATPPRAEGETRVTLPAARATSPVAKGSGDGGDHGNDGNDGNAGGDRAELAPVSRKFLAQATIVTAVLSVAGALLGLVRDQSLARLFGAGSDTDAFLVAWTVPEFAATLLIEDGLAFILIPAFSMALARRAHGAPGDPVRALVATTLPRLTLAFAAVGALLIATAPYLVEALAPGLPDPSLAVDCTRLTATCVFSFGLAGYCSAALRAHRRFLAPAAIYVAYNTGIIAAMFVLGPTVGVRSAAVGVAVGGALMVVTQLPSVLRQLRRRKSVVPVETVVEETSAAPMAFALVAPVLLFALTRQSQVLIERFLASTLPAGAISHLNYAQKVAQIPMTLSLMLCTVTFPVVARAIAEGDTERARSRVERDIALAAWVVLLGAGTVIACAPQIIEVLFQRGAFTASDTEATAAVMRVYALGLLGHTLVGALVRSYFSSNRPTWYPLAAMAAGIVTTSWIGAWTVGPWGVCGIAAANATGITLSAALLLYGMGPRSVPIRTRQVVVELSKPVRAALCATAAGAFVTSRIDGPVAGLAAGTATVTVVYFLLGRLMRAQAVQSFVLALRSARSLTRRLPYVRKRTRAHARPRPRRRDRVR, from the coding sequence ATGAACGCGACGCCTCCTCGGGCCGAGGGAGAGACCAGGGTGACGCTCCCCGCGGCACGCGCCACTTCGCCGGTCGCGAAGGGAAGCGGAGACGGCGGGGACCACGGCAACGACGGCAACGACGGCAACGCCGGTGGCGATCGCGCCGAACTCGCCCCTGTTTCCCGGAAGTTCCTCGCCCAGGCCACGATCGTCACCGCCGTCCTCTCGGTCGCGGGCGCGCTGCTCGGGCTGGTCCGGGACCAGTCTCTGGCCCGGCTGTTCGGGGCCGGCAGTGACACGGACGCATTCCTGGTCGCGTGGACCGTGCCGGAGTTCGCGGCGACGTTGCTCATCGAGGACGGGCTGGCCTTCATCCTGATCCCGGCGTTCAGCATGGCGCTGGCCCGGCGCGCCCACGGTGCCCCGGGCGATCCGGTACGGGCGCTGGTCGCCACGACGCTGCCCCGGCTCACGCTGGCGTTCGCGGCGGTCGGCGCGCTGCTCATCGCCACCGCGCCCTACCTGGTCGAGGCGCTCGCCCCCGGCCTGCCCGACCCGTCGCTCGCCGTGGACTGCACCCGCCTCACCGCCACCTGCGTGTTCAGCTTCGGTCTCGCCGGGTACTGCAGCGCGGCCCTGCGCGCACACCGGCGGTTCCTGGCACCGGCGGCGATCTACGTGGCCTACAACACCGGCATCATCGCGGCGATGTTCGTGCTGGGCCCCACTGTGGGGGTGCGCTCGGCGGCGGTCGGGGTGGCGGTGGGCGGCGCGCTGATGGTCGTCACCCAACTGCCCTCCGTCCTGAGGCAGTTGCGGCGACGGAAGTCGGTTGTGCCGGTAGAGACCGTGGTGGAGGAGACGTCCGCGGCGCCGATGGCGTTCGCGCTCGTCGCGCCGGTGCTGCTCTTCGCGCTGACCCGGCAGTCTCAGGTGCTCATCGAGCGGTTCCTCGCCTCCACGCTCCCCGCCGGGGCCATCTCGCACCTGAACTACGCGCAGAAGGTGGCGCAGATCCCGATGACGCTGTCGCTGATGCTGTGCACGGTCACCTTCCCGGTGGTCGCGCGGGCCATCGCGGAGGGCGACACCGAGCGGGCCCGCAGCAGGGTGGAGCGGGATATCGCGCTGGCAGCCTGGGTGGTGCTGCTGGGCGCGGGCACGGTGATCGCCTGTGCGCCGCAGATCATCGAAGTCCTCTTCCAGCGGGGCGCGTTCACCGCCTCGGACACCGAGGCGACCGCCGCCGTGATGCGGGTGTACGCGCTCGGACTGCTCGGACACACGCTGGTCGGCGCGCTCGTCCGCTCGTACTTCTCCTCGAACCGGCCCACCTGGTACCCGCTGGCCGCGATGGCAGCGGGCATCGTCACGACCTCGTGGATCGGCGCCTGGACGGTCGGTCCGTGGGGGGTGTGCGGGATCGCCGCCGCCAACGCCACCGGGATCACCCTGTCGGCAGCGCTGCTGCTGTACGGGATGGGCCCGCGCAGTGTGCCGATCCGGACCCGGCAGGTGGTCGTCGAGCTGAGCAAGCCGGTGCGCGCGGCGCTGTGCGCGACGGCCGCCGGGGCGTTCGTGACCAGCCGGATCGACGGGCCGGTGGCGGGACTCGCCGCCGGTACGGCGACCGTGACCGTCGTCTACTTCCTGCTCGGCCGGCTCATGCGGGCCCAGGCCGTGCAGAGCTTCGTCCTCGCACTCCGTTCCGCACGCTCCCTGACCCGGAGGCTTCCGTATGTCCGCAAGCGCACCCGCGCCCACGCCCGCCCCCGCCCCCGCCGTCGCGACCGGGTCCGTTGA
- a CDS encoding polysaccharide deacetylase family protein, translating to MYHSVGDRSDDPYRITVTPERLDAQLRWLHRRGLRGVGVAELLAARARGEGRGLVGLTFDDGYADFVTDALPVLRRWKYGATLFVLPGRLGGENAWDPLGPRKPLLTADGVRAVAGAGIEIGSHGLTHVDLTKADDESLRAEVTESRALLSELIGAPVDGFCYPYGTVDQRAADAVKAAGYGYGCAIDPGQLNGVHVLPRVHIGENDTAVRLHLKYRLHRLRRRPVEGA from the coding sequence ATGTACCACTCGGTGGGCGACCGCTCGGACGACCCGTACCGCATCACGGTCACGCCCGAGCGCCTCGACGCCCAGCTGCGGTGGCTGCACCGGCGCGGGCTGCGAGGTGTGGGCGTGGCCGAGCTGCTCGCCGCCCGTGCCCGGGGTGAGGGGCGCGGGCTCGTCGGACTCACCTTCGACGACGGGTACGCCGACTTCGTCACCGACGCCCTTCCCGTGCTGAGGCGTTGGAAGTACGGCGCGACCCTCTTCGTCCTGCCGGGACGGCTCGGCGGGGAGAACGCCTGGGACCCCCTGGGCCCGCGCAAACCGCTGCTCACGGCGGACGGCGTCCGTGCCGTCGCCGGGGCCGGGATCGAGATCGGTTCGCACGGGCTGACGCACGTCGACCTGACGAAGGCAGACGACGAGTCGCTGCGCGCCGAGGTCACCGAAAGCAGAGCGCTGCTCTCGGAGTTGATCGGTGCTCCGGTCGACGGGTTCTGCTATCCGTACGGGACGGTAGACCAGCGTGCCGCCGACGCCGTGAAGGCGGCCGGGTACGGATACGGCTGCGCGATCGACCCCGGGCAGCTGAACGGCGTCCATGTCCTGCCCCGCGTGCACATCGGCGAGAACGACACCGCCGTACGCCTCCATCTCAAGTACCGGCTGCACCGGCTGCGGCGCCGGCCGGTCGAGGGAGCGTGA
- a CDS encoding glycosyltransferase has product MKALHIITGLGVGGAEQQLRLLLRHLPVDCDVVTLTNPGSVADGLVADGVRVVHLGMAGNRDLAALPRLVNVIRSGRYDLVHTHLYRACVYGRIAARLAGVRAIVATEHSLGDSQMEGRRLTAGVRALYLAGERLGRTTVAVSPTVAERLRRWGVPAPRIEVVPNGIDLARFRFDPDARSHTRERLGLPEEAYVVGGIGRLAPGKRFGDVIEALAQLPDDYWLLLVGGGPEEHVLRRTAREAGVAGRVLFTGERPCVPDGTPGPDLPSLTSAMDLLASPSPDEAFGLAVVEALAAGLPVRYVSCPAVEDLPPEAAENARRVPGGADSFARALAEARALGPQDRTPPTAAHHYDITRSAAQLMNVYAATTPALNQSPSPQGAPSS; this is encoded by the coding sequence ATGAAGGCCCTGCACATCATCACCGGCCTCGGAGTCGGCGGAGCCGAGCAGCAACTCCGGTTGCTGCTGCGGCACTTGCCGGTCGACTGCGATGTCGTGACGCTCACCAACCCGGGCTCGGTCGCGGACGGCCTGGTCGCCGACGGGGTCCGCGTCGTCCACCTCGGCATGGCCGGCAACCGGGACCTCGCCGCCCTGCCCCGGCTGGTGAACGTCATCCGCTCCGGCCGCTACGACCTCGTGCACACCCACCTCTACCGGGCCTGCGTGTACGGCAGGATCGCCGCGCGGCTCGCGGGCGTACGGGCGATCGTCGCCACCGAACACTCCCTGGGCGACTCCCAGATGGAGGGGCGGCGGCTGACCGCCGGGGTCCGAGCGCTGTACCTCGCCGGCGAACGGCTGGGCCGCACCACCGTCGCCGTGTCCCCCACGGTCGCCGAGCGGCTCCGCCGCTGGGGTGTGCCCGCGCCGCGTATCGAGGTCGTCCCCAACGGCATCGACCTGGCCCGCTTCCGCTTCGACCCGGACGCCCGCAGCCACACCCGCGAGCGTCTCGGGCTGCCCGAGGAGGCGTACGTCGTCGGCGGCATCGGCCGGCTCGCGCCGGGCAAGCGCTTCGGTGACGTCATTGAGGCGCTGGCTCAACTCCCGGACGACTACTGGCTGTTGCTCGTCGGCGGCGGACCCGAGGAGCACGTGCTGCGGCGCACCGCGCGCGAGGCGGGCGTGGCCGGCCGGGTGCTGTTCACCGGCGAACGGCCCTGCGTACCGGACGGTACTCCCGGCCCCGACCTGCCCTCCCTCACCTCCGCGATGGACTTGCTCGCCTCCCCGTCCCCGGATGAGGCCTTCGGCCTCGCGGTCGTGGAGGCGCTGGCCGCCGGGCTGCCCGTCCGGTACGTCTCCTGCCCGGCGGTCGAGGACCTGCCCCCGGAGGCCGCCGAGAACGCCCGGCGCGTACCCGGGGGCGCGGACTCCTTCGCGCGCGCCCTCGCCGAGGCCCGCGCGCTGGGCCCGCAGGACCGCACGCCTCCCACGGCGGCCCACCACTACGACATCACCCGCAGCGCCGCCCAGCTGATGAACGTGTACGCGGCGACCACTCCTGCCCTCAACCAGTCCCCGTCACCTCAGGGAGCCCCATCCTCATGA
- a CDS encoding lipopolysaccharide biosynthesis protein, whose protein sequence is MTENASRVPHLSPRTRTLPPWSLLVAGAVLGGLLGGAYGTLKAPTYTATSYVVAVPTEKSDPASALGFAQAYGRVATQVAVLGDAQVWAGVPVSTLRSSVQTATSPDAPMIAVSATSTRRDLATDMANAVARSLTRHANDTKASTHVELLQFSRAVKPAEPSSAPAAMTGLVGASAGGLLGGLVLLVRPRRRTEEPALAASVPGPAVAADAHGQL, encoded by the coding sequence ATGACCGAGAACGCCAGCAGAGTCCCCCACCTCAGTCCCCGCACCCGCACCCTGCCCCCGTGGTCCCTCCTCGTGGCCGGCGCGGTACTCGGGGGCCTCCTCGGCGGCGCGTACGGCACCCTCAAGGCGCCCACCTATACGGCCACCAGCTACGTCGTCGCCGTACCGACGGAGAAGTCCGACCCGGCGTCCGCGCTCGGTTTCGCACAGGCCTACGGCCGGGTCGCCACGCAGGTCGCGGTGCTCGGGGACGCCCAGGTGTGGGCGGGTGTGCCGGTGTCGACGCTGCGGTCGAGCGTGCAGACGGCGACCTCGCCGGACGCGCCCATGATCGCCGTCTCGGCCACCTCCACGCGCCGCGATCTCGCCACCGACATGGCCAACGCCGTGGCCCGTTCGCTGACCCGGCACGCCAACGACACCAAGGCGTCGACCCACGTGGAGCTGCTGCAGTTCTCGCGCGCGGTCAAGCCCGCCGAGCCGTCCTCCGCCCCGGCCGCGATGACCGGCCTGGTCGGCGCGAGCGCGGGCGGGCTGCTCGGCGGACTGGTGCTGCTGGTACGGCCCCGGCGACGCACGGAGGAACCGGCGCTCGCGGCCTCCGTACCGGGCCCGGCCGTCGCCGCCGACGCACATGGCCAGCTGTGA
- a CDS encoding GNAT family N-acetyltransferase — translation MTVTTTGALRAEVVSDETAFAELAPAWGRLYRRCGAATPFQSHAWLHSWWLSYGIPGRLRIVVVRDPEGELLGAAPLMRVHRPLPALVPLGGAISDYGDVLLDDDTADEAAAALAEGLSDAARTALIDLREVRPGGAAERVYERWRGPRRQVRDSVCLELPAVSMDGLVARLPSSKAQRVRAKLRKLTALGVERRVVRPDEVDAALARLLELHQLQWQGRKVTSEHLQPRFREHLARSVGPMVRSGDAVVTEFRLDDSVVAVDLTLLSGRLAGGYLYGAHPGLRKRKADVAVMLLDACAQHTGSGGHATLSLLRGDEPYKHHWRPEPVVNQRLLLARRLTAPLMSAVVCDVAARSRGKEILRRLRERDGSGSRNGGSGGGDTGDGGGGS, via the coding sequence GTGACGGTCACGACCACGGGCGCCCTGCGCGCCGAAGTCGTCAGCGACGAGACCGCCTTCGCCGAACTCGCCCCGGCCTGGGGCCGGTTGTACCGGCGGTGCGGCGCGGCGACCCCGTTCCAGAGCCACGCCTGGCTGCACTCGTGGTGGCTGTCGTACGGCATCCCGGGCCGGCTGCGGATCGTCGTGGTCCGTGATCCGGAGGGCGAACTCCTCGGCGCCGCCCCGCTGATGCGCGTACACCGCCCGCTGCCCGCGCTCGTGCCGCTCGGCGGCGCGATCTCCGACTACGGTGACGTGCTCCTCGACGACGACACGGCCGACGAGGCCGCCGCCGCCCTCGCCGAGGGTCTCTCCGACGCCGCCCGTACCGCCCTGATCGATCTCCGCGAGGTCCGGCCCGGCGGCGCGGCGGAACGCGTGTACGAACGCTGGCGTGGTCCGCGCCGCCAGGTCAGGGACTCCGTGTGTCTGGAGCTCCCCGCCGTCTCGATGGACGGCCTGGTCGCCCGCCTCCCCTCCTCGAAGGCCCAGCGGGTCCGCGCCAAGCTGCGCAAGCTGACCGCGCTCGGCGTCGAGCGCCGCGTCGTACGCCCCGACGAGGTCGACGCGGCCCTGGCCCGCCTGCTCGAACTGCATCAACTCCAGTGGCAGGGACGGAAGGTGACGTCGGAGCATCTCCAGCCCCGGTTCCGTGAGCACCTCGCCCGGTCGGTCGGGCCGATGGTGCGCTCCGGGGACGCCGTGGTCACCGAGTTCCGCCTCGACGACAGCGTGGTCGCCGTCGATCTCACGCTGCTGTCCGGGCGCCTCGCGGGTGGCTATCTGTACGGCGCCCATCCGGGCCTGCGCAAACGGAAGGCGGACGTCGCCGTGATGCTCCTCGACGCCTGCGCCCAGCACACGGGGTCCGGTGGACACGCCACGCTGAGCCTGCTGCGCGGTGACGAGCCGTACAAGCACCACTGGCGCCCCGAACCCGTCGTCAACCAGCGGCTGTTGCTGGCCCGGCGGCTCACGGCGCCGCTGATGTCGGCGGTCGTGTGCGATGTCGCCGCCCGCAGCCGGGGCAAGGAAATCCTGCGCCGGCTGCGGGAACGCGACGGAAGCGGAAGCAGAAACGGCGGCAGCGGCGGCGGGGACACCGGCGACGGTGGCGGCGGATCGTGA
- a CDS encoding glycoside hydrolase family 26 protein, which yields MAPHKRRARTGRLAFLAAAVAASAVLATGPGHAVGAGVADPPVPAPDTVTQPAPTTGVVAPIAPVTPEPPVAPESPTVEPPEPPEPPEPPRLPAFGAYVDYDGARGTARIAELSRWLGGADLKVGHTYLPGDRWSNIEGSPGFLDVWADWRRAEEDRLFVLNVPMLERNEEGVSDRRVQVQLRRGAAGLYDHHFRALAERLVELKIPDTVIVLGWEMNGITYTHRCGPDPEAWKRYWNRIVTTMRAVPGQKFRFDFNPTRGKDAIPWPQCYPGDDTVDIIGMDAYDQPRGLSFDEQVSEPYGLQAHVDFAKAHGKPISYPEWGLFRNGDNPEYMRRMLAWMDEHKPLYNTLTDYCPHGVWQCGSNPKASEVYRQILTGRKDTEPTVPTPVPPVPTPVPPKPTDPVTPPVPLPPPNCSPLDLGDWVEYWMGGKLCLKFDWWSRNR from the coding sequence ATGGCCCCACACAAGCGACGGGCCCGCACCGGACGGCTGGCGTTCCTGGCGGCCGCGGTCGCCGCGTCGGCCGTCCTGGCGACGGGGCCGGGACACGCCGTGGGCGCGGGGGTGGCCGATCCTCCCGTCCCCGCACCGGACACGGTCACGCAGCCGGCACCGACCACCGGGGTCGTGGCGCCGATCGCGCCCGTGACCCCCGAGCCGCCGGTGGCTCCCGAATCCCCCACGGTCGAGCCGCCGGAACCCCCGGAGCCCCCCGAGCCGCCCCGGCTCCCGGCCTTCGGCGCGTACGTCGACTACGACGGCGCCCGGGGCACGGCCAGGATCGCCGAGCTCAGCCGCTGGCTGGGCGGTGCCGATCTCAAGGTCGGGCACACCTACCTGCCGGGTGACCGGTGGAGCAACATCGAGGGGTCGCCCGGATTCCTCGACGTGTGGGCGGACTGGCGACGGGCCGAGGAGGACCGGCTGTTCGTCCTCAACGTGCCCATGCTGGAGCGCAACGAGGAAGGCGTCTCCGACCGTAGGGTCCAGGTGCAGCTGAGGCGCGGCGCGGCCGGTCTCTACGATCACCACTTCCGCGCCCTGGCCGAGCGGCTGGTCGAGCTGAAGATCCCGGACACGGTGATCGTGCTCGGCTGGGAGATGAACGGCATCACGTACACCCATCGCTGCGGGCCGGACCCTGAGGCCTGGAAGAGGTACTGGAACAGGATCGTCACCACCATGCGGGCGGTGCCGGGCCAGAAATTCCGGTTCGATTTCAATCCGACCCGGGGCAAGGACGCCATTCCGTGGCCGCAGTGCTATCCGGGGGACGACACGGTCGACATCATCGGCATGGACGCCTATGACCAGCCCCGGGGACTGTCATTCGACGAGCAGGTGAGCGAGCCCTACGGACTTCAGGCGCATGTGGATTTCGCCAAGGCGCACGGAAAGCCCATTTCCTATCCGGAATGGGGGCTGTTCCGCAACGGCGACAATCCGGAGTACATGCGGCGCATGCTCGCGTGGATGGACGAGCACAAGCCGCTGTACAACACGCTGACCGACTACTGCCCGCACGGCGTGTGGCAGTGCGGGAGCAATCCGAAGGCGTCCGAGGTGTACCGCCAGATCCTGACGGGCCGTAAGGACACCGAGCCGACCGTGCCGACACCGGTGCCGCCGGTACCGACCCCCGTGCCGCCGAAGCCCACGGACCCGGTCACCCCGCCCGTGCCGCTGCCGCCGCCCAACTGCTCGCCGCTGGATCTGGGCGACTGGGTGGAGTACTGGATGGGCGGGAAGCTCTGCCTGAAGTTCGACTGGTGGTCGCGTAACCGGTGA